The Diadema setosum chromosome 4, eeDiaSeto1, whole genome shotgun sequence genome window below encodes:
- the LOC140227962 gene encoding uncharacterized protein — protein MDCQLTPADCSSNKAVRLKCQEPFGKIEPEERNSKKWTCPRQVDQESDQLIHESYNISVGFCVHPGHVENGHWDSDMTYFGSKITLTCDEGYSISGSATLQCVWLPGRSTYFPTWNMSIPFCWKSETKTEGGTTTKPTPTQNADYISSEGGLAYELTTLPEITATSFLNDGNPTENVVIPDTSETTTTSEVPENNVDTFAIAALLCVVPILVAILFMVLCRHHKKRRRSSQISNQSIRQLEMLRIDNQNQNLSSADHVVLNTTITDAGAEGHPSQNRHGNIFRDVTTHQENLYHIYQDAVEVDKGQSQPSNVQVSLCAVSLESNVTSSVHASVSIPCVYENRGVQETSLDQTASCYEDCEYQDVDLCGNDWLTKKGSRSFDEARLFDERCYNSLNVVKQSAQNIPSNRESEYDHCNRSLLDKRLQNPPTGLSASGPSSHGEVHSDRNDDKSYSCVGSLPTVNRDDAFYYQLHPDEANNIETLNKPQFTDAFDSGEYYLLNPDKASTHDKHPKKIDDILSDCYDCESPMSYVSNTKPCEKLYATVNKTVEGSSAAKPATCEELYATVNKTVGANSAAKPATSEELYATVNKAVGANSAAKPATCEELYATVDKTKDGHIDNKATSQEELYMNVNNTNTNMDL, from the exons TTTCCGTCGGGTTTTGTGTTCACCCCGGTCATGTGGAAAATGGTCATTGGGACTCTGATATGACATACTTTGGATCCAAGATAACTCTCACCTGTGATGAAGGCTACAGCATCAGTGGCAGTGCGACACTGCAGTGTGTATGGCTACCTGGACGGTCGACTTACTTTCCTACCTGGAACATGTCAATCCCTTTCTGCTGGAAATCCGAAACTAAAACAGAAG GTGGAACAACTACCAAACCAACACCTACACAGAATGCAGACTACATCTCCA GCGAGGGAGGGCTTGCTTATGAACTAACGACATTGCCCGAGATCACCGCCACGTCGTTTCTAA ATGATGGCAATCCAACTGAAAATGTAGTCATACCAGACACAAGCGAAACGACTACAA CTTCTGAAGTTCCTGAGAACAATGTTGACACCTTTGCAATAGCAGCTCTTCTGTGTGTTGTTCCCATACTTGTTGCAATTCTCTTCATGGTATTGTGCAGACATCACAAGAAAAG ACGCAGATcctcacaaatttcaaatcagtCAATCAGACAACTGGAGATGCTTCGCATAGACAATCAAAACCAAAATTTGAGCTCGGCGGATCATGTTGTATTGAACACTACTATTACTGACGCTGGAGCAGAGGGTCATCCTTCCCAGAACCGCCATGGAAATATTTTCAGAGACGTCACGACTCATCAAGAGAACCTTTATCACATCTACCAAGACGCTGTGGAGGTAGACAAGGGACAGTCCCAGCCATCAAACGTACAAGTCTCCCTTTGCGCAGTCTCATTGGAGAGCAACGTCACTTCTTCTGTACACGCATCAGTCAGTATCCCGTGTGTTTATGAGAACCGTGGAGTACAGGAAACGTCTTTGGATCAAACGGCGAGCTGCTATGAGGACTGTGAATACCAGGATGTAGACCTCTGTGGAAACGATTGGCTGACGAAAAAAGGCTCTAGATCCTTTGATGAAGCCCGCTTGTTTGATGAAAGGTGCTATAATTCGTTGAATGTCGTCAAACAGTCTGCCCAGAACATTCCTAGCAATAGAGAGAGCGAGTACGATCACTGCAATCGTTCCCTCCTGGATAAGAGACTGCAAAATCCCCCAACAGGTCTCTCAGCTTCTGGACCTTCTTCTCATGGTGAAGTTCACTCCGACAGAAATGATGACAAATCGTATTCCTGCGTGGGATCCCTACCAACCGTCAATCGTGACGATGCCTTCTATTATCAACTACATCCTGACGAAGCTAATAATATCGAAACGTTAAACAAACCACAGTTCACTGACGCTTTCGACTCCGGAGAATACTACTTGCTGAATCCTGATAAAGCTTCCACCCATGACAAGCACCCTAAAAAGATAGATGACATCTTGAGCGACTGCTATGACTGCGAGAGTCCCATGAGTTATGTTTCAAATACCAAACCTTGTGAAAAATTGTATGCAACGGTGAACAAAACAGTTGAGGGATCATCGGCAGCGAAACCAGCTACGTGCGAAGAACTGTATGCAACGGTGAACAAAACAGTTGGGGCAAATTCGGCAGCAAAACCAGCAACTAGCGAAGAACTGTACGCAACGGTGAACAAAGCAGTTGGGGCAAATTCGGCAGCAAAACCAGCAACGTGCGAAGAACTGTACGCAACG GTGGACAAAACAAAAGACGGTCACATTGACAATAAAGCAACGTCACAAGAGGAACTGTATATGAACGTTaataatacaaatacaaatatggATCTCTGA